Proteins from a genomic interval of Desulfovibrio piger:
- a CDS encoding ATP-binding cassette domain-containing protein produces MNHGHPVPLLELRHVSVTEGLSGRPLVQDVSFSLQRGHCLGIVGESGSGKSLLCRALLGLLPSGLVRSGQLHFDGRDLGRLDPAGWRELRGTGMAVILQQAMTAFDPLRPLGKQLEGALRDRGRMSAARAREAVCEALQRVDLPETVLGSYPHQLSGGMLQRCMIALTLALRPALVVADEPTTALDACHQQQVLRCLADMAREASLIFVSHDLGAVQQLADEVLVMQAGRCVEYGQAAQLFDAPGHACTRHLVRTRLALWRGFRQALGDR; encoded by the coding sequence GTGAATCATGGACATCCCGTGCCGCTGCTGGAACTACGGCATGTCTCCGTCACGGAGGGCCTGTCCGGCAGGCCGCTGGTGCAGGACGTGAGTTTTTCGCTGCAACGCGGGCACTGTCTGGGCATCGTGGGCGAGAGCGGCAGCGGCAAGAGCCTGCTCTGCCGGGCCCTGCTGGGCCTGCTGCCGTCCGGGCTGGTCCGGAGCGGGCAATTGCATTTCGACGGCCGCGATTTGGGCCGTCTCGATCCCGCAGGCTGGCGGGAGCTGCGCGGCACGGGCATGGCCGTCATCCTGCAGCAGGCCATGACGGCCTTCGATCCTCTCAGGCCTTTGGGAAAGCAGCTGGAGGGGGCCTTGCGGGACAGGGGGCGGATGTCCGCTGCCCGGGCCCGGGAGGCTGTTTGCGAGGCCCTGCAGCGGGTGGACCTGCCGGAGACCGTCCTGGGCAGCTACCCGCACCAGTTGTCCGGCGGCATGCTGCAACGCTGCATGATCGCCCTGACGCTGGCCCTGCGGCCCGCGCTGGTGGTGGCCGATGAGCCTACCACCGCTCTGGATGCCTGCCATCAGCAGCAGGTGCTGCGCTGTCTGGCCGACATGGCCCGTGAGGCATCCCTGATCTTCGTCTCGCACGATCTTGGCGCCGTACAGCAGCTGGCAGACGAGGTGCTGGTCATGCAGGCGGGGCGCTGCGTCGAGTACGGGCAGGCGGCACAGCTTTTCGATGCGCCGGGCCATGCCTGCACCCGGCATCTGGTCCGTACCCGGCTGGCCCTATGGCGGGGCTTCCGGCAGGCTCTGGGAGACAGGTGA
- the opp1C gene encoding nickel/cobalt ABC transporter permease, with amino-acid sequence MRCVRALLHDRAGLACLLFLGIVLLAALLAPWLTPWDPLAVDGSRKLAPCGPEHWLGTDRLGRDIFSRLLYGARATLGVSLLAMGATVSLGALLGMLAGLVRGRVESCLMRLCDVMLSFPGEVMVLAIVGMLGPGLENVVLACVVAKWPWYARMMRTITLRYADRDFVRFARVAGYGTGHIMRRHLLPCAAGEISVLATLDTGAVILMVSALSFLGLGVQPPTPEWGMMLGEAREVMVLYPWQMLPPGLAILLVVAACNYLGDSLRDALDPRHAMHKEPVL; translated from the coding sequence ATGAGGTGCGTACGGGCATTGCTGCATGACAGGGCTGGCCTGGCCTGCCTGCTGTTCCTGGGCATCGTGCTGCTGGCGGCCCTGCTGGCCCCGTGGCTGACGCCCTGGGATCCGCTGGCCGTGGACGGCAGCCGCAAGCTGGCCCCCTGCGGGCCCGAACACTGGCTGGGCACGGACAGGCTGGGGCGCGACATCTTTTCCCGCCTGCTCTACGGGGCCCGGGCCACGCTGGGCGTCTCGCTGCTGGCCATGGGGGCCACGGTCTCGCTGGGGGCCCTGCTGGGCATGCTGGCGGGCCTTGTGCGCGGGCGGGTGGAGTCCTGCCTCATGCGGCTGTGCGACGTGATGCTTTCCTTCCCCGGCGAGGTCATGGTGCTGGCCATCGTGGGCATGCTGGGGCCGGGGCTGGAGAACGTGGTGCTGGCCTGCGTGGTGGCCAAGTGGCCGTGGTACGCGCGCATGATGCGGACCATCACCCTCCGTTATGCGGACAGGGACTTCGTGCGTTTTGCGCGTGTGGCGGGCTACGGCACGGGCCACATCATGAGGCGTCATCTGCTGCCCTGCGCTGCCGGGGAGATCAGCGTCCTGGCCACGCTGGATACCGGCGCGGTGATACTGATGGTCTCGGCCCTGTCCTTTCTGGGGCTCGGCGTGCAGCCGCCCACACCGGAATGGGGCATGATGCTGGGCGAGGCGCGCGAGGTGATGGTCCTGTACCCCTGGCAGATGCTGCCGCCCGGGCTGGCCATCCTGCTGGTGGTGGCGGCCTGCAACTATCTGGGCGACAGCCTGCGTGATGCCCTGGACCCCAGGCACGCCATGCACAAGGAGCCTGTGCTGTGA
- the opp1B gene encoding nickel/cobalt ABC transporter permease yields the protein MDMKHCLLRRLLGLVPLLLGISFLSFVLIQLSPGDPAEVVIRVNDMTPTPELLAEVRTQLGLDRPFPERYLRWLADVLRGDLGMSYVNGRPVAGELARALPPTLMLAGTAAAIMLVCSLAVALVCVRHEGRVVDRLLRALLFLGTSVPAFWAGLLLIWLFSVHLDWLPTGGLEGPSSLVLPAVTLALPYLAAYARLLRNSMVQTAQEDFVLYARACGRSRGAILHMVLRNSLQASLTALGMSLPKLVAGSFVVECIFAWPGLGRLCVTAIFNRDLPVIQAYVLLMAVLFVAGNLCMDICAGLLDPRLRERGLR from the coding sequence ATGGACATGAAGCATTGCCTGTTGCGTCGCCTGCTGGGGCTCGTGCCGCTCTTGCTGGGGATATCGTTCCTGTCGTTCGTCCTCATCCAGCTCAGCCCCGGGGACCCGGCGGAAGTGGTCATCCGGGTCAATGACATGACCCCCACGCCGGAACTGCTGGCCGAGGTGCGCACGCAGCTCGGGCTGGACAGGCCCTTTCCGGAGCGTTACCTGCGCTGGCTCGCGGATGTGCTTCGGGGCGACCTGGGCATGAGCTATGTGAACGGGCGGCCCGTGGCCGGGGAGCTGGCCCGGGCCCTGCCGCCCACCCTGATGCTGGCGGGGACGGCCGCGGCCATCATGCTGGTGTGCAGCCTGGCCGTGGCCCTGGTCTGTGTCCGCCATGAGGGCAGGGTGGTGGACCGTCTGTTGCGGGCCCTGCTTTTCCTGGGTACCTCCGTACCGGCCTTCTGGGCGGGGCTGCTGCTGATCTGGCTGTTCTCCGTCCATCTGGACTGGCTGCCCACCGGCGGCCTTGAGGGGCCGTCCTCGCTGGTGCTCCCGGCCGTGACGCTGGCCTTGCCCTATCTGGCCGCCTATGCCCGGCTGTTGCGCAACAGCATGGTGCAGACCGCGCAGGAAGACTTCGTCCTCTACGCCCGGGCCTGCGGCCGCAGCCGGGGGGCCATCCTGCACATGGTGCTCCGTAATTCCCTGCAGGCCAGCCTCACGGCCCTGGGCATGAGCCTGCCCAAGCTGGTGGCAGGCAGCTTTGTGGTGGAGTGCATTTTTGCCTGGCCCGGTCTGGGACGCCTGTGCGTCACGGCCATCTTCAACCGGGATCTTCCCGTCATCCAGGCCTATGTCCTGCTGATGGCCGTGCTGTTCGTGGCCGGCAACCTGTGCATGGACATTTGTGCGGGCCTGCTGGACCCGCGTCTGCGTGAACGGGGGCTGCGATGA
- the nikA gene encoding nickel ABC transporter substrate-binding protein yields MRMGKLLVCWLLLCGLSLLAGCREEEKGQAGAPREELVYASTKDIRDINPHLYGGEMAAQGMVFEPLVINTAEGVRPWLAESWEISPDGRVYTFHLRRGVTFSDGTPFDAEAVRLNMDAIIANRLRHAWLDMINEIERHEVVDSHTWRLVLKHPYYPTLIELGLLRPFRFISPSCFIDGQTRNGVRGLVGTGPWILKEHKENQYALFTANPSYWGEKPRLQAVRWKVMPDHQAILLALHKGDVDLVFGADGDMLNLDNFDAIRREGRYAAAISQPIASRAILLNAHQPFTRERDVRLALQYAVDREGIAATILNGSETVAPSLLASTVAYCDLPLEARGHDPEKAARLLDGAGWLMAADGWRYKDGRRASVRLYYNSQNAQERSIGEYMQADLKKIGVEMKIVGEEKQAFLDRQKSGDFELQYSLSWGTPYDPQSYISSWRIPAHGDYQAQLGLERKEWLDAAITRLMTETDEERRKALYAEILGYVHDEGVYIPLTYSRTKAVHMRELKGVSFGVSQYEIPFEKMYF; encoded by the coding sequence ATGAGGATGGGCAAACTGCTGGTATGCTGGCTGCTGCTCTGCGGCCTGAGCCTGCTGGCCGGCTGCCGGGAAGAGGAGAAGGGACAGGCCGGTGCGCCGCGCGAGGAGCTGGTCTATGCCAGCACCAAGGACATCCGGGACATCAATCCGCACCTGTACGGCGGCGAGATGGCAGCCCAGGGCATGGTCTTCGAGCCCCTGGTCATCAACACGGCGGAAGGTGTCCGGCCCTGGCTGGCCGAAAGCTGGGAGATCTCGCCCGACGGCCGCGTCTATACCTTCCATCTGCGCCGTGGTGTGACCTTCAGCGACGGGACGCCCTTCGATGCCGAGGCCGTCCGCCTGAACATGGATGCCATCATCGCCAATCGCCTGCGCCACGCCTGGCTGGACATGATCAACGAGATCGAACGCCACGAAGTCGTGGACAGCCATACCTGGCGTCTGGTACTCAAGCACCCCTATTATCCCACTCTCATCGAGCTGGGGCTGTTGCGGCCTTTCCGTTTCATCTCGCCGTCCTGCTTCATCGACGGCCAGACGCGCAACGGCGTGCGCGGCCTCGTGGGCACGGGCCCGTGGATACTGAAGGAACACAAGGAGAACCAGTACGCCCTGTTCACGGCCAATCCCTCTTACTGGGGAGAGAAGCCCCGTTTGCAGGCCGTGCGCTGGAAGGTGATGCCCGACCACCAGGCCATCCTGCTGGCCCTGCACAAGGGGGACGTGGATCTGGTGTTCGGGGCCGATGGCGACATGCTCAACCTGGACAATTTCGACGCCATCCGCCGTGAGGGACGCTATGCGGCGGCCATCAGCCAGCCCATCGCCTCGCGGGCCATACTGCTCAACGCCCACCAGCCGTTCACCCGGGAGCGGGACGTTCGCCTGGCCCTGCAGTATGCGGTGGACAGGGAAGGCATCGCCGCCACCATCCTCAACGGTTCCGAGACCGTGGCCCCCAGCCTGCTGGCCTCCACGGTGGCCTATTGCGACCTGCCGCTGGAGGCGCGCGGCCATGACCCGGAAAAGGCTGCGCGTCTGCTGGACGGGGCGGGCTGGCTCATGGCGGCCGACGGCTGGCGCTACAAGGACGGACGGAGGGCCAGCGTGCGCCTGTACTACAATTCGCAGAATGCGCAGGAGCGCAGCATCGGCGAGTACATGCAGGCGGACCTGAAAAAGATCGGGGTGGAGATGAAGATCGTGGGCGAGGAGAAGCAGGCCTTTCTGGATCGCCAGAAGAGCGGCGACTTTGAATTGCAGTATTCCCTGTCCTGGGGCACGCCTTACGACCCGCAGTCCTATATTTCCTCGTGGCGCATCCCGGCGCACGGGGACTATCAGGCCCAGCTGGGTCTGGAGCGCAAGGAATGGCTGGACGCGGCCATCACCCGTTTGATGACCGAGACGGACGAGGAGCGCCGCAAGGCCCTGTATGCGGAGATCCTCGGTTATGTACATGATGAGGGCGTCTACATCCCGCTGACCTATTCCCGCACCAAGGCCGTCCACATGCGGGAGCTCAAGGGCGTTTCGTTCGGCGTGTCGCAGTACGAGATCCCCTTCGAGAAGATGTATTTTTGA
- a CDS encoding outer membrane homotrimeric porin: protein MKKNKPYGAAAVLLAGALLGGLMTAPGAHAVDFRVKGVWIAMLEYGDGGSFVRKDREGKNVQGWGRWGEDRFEAKNRVRLQLDAAVSDALSGSVYFEIGGATWGRARSGGALGADGQIVKIKHSYLDWNLPGTGIKARMGLQRIFLPDFVTDASQVFDADVAGISVAAPLTEHLSLTAFWARAFNDNWAAPDGGQSGWLDNADFFGLLLPVTYEDIRLTPWALLGTIGKNAFRHGNGRFYSRNSEGSYGIGLSPSAYRFDGRESSLAHATAFWAGLTGEITAARPLRLAWSAAWGSVATGDAALDRHGWYASALAEYALDWGTPGIYGWYSSGDDGDPANGSERMPTIEANNEGTNSVAGFGTLGTWTLGRDTLLGSTLVGTWGLGLRVCDISFFENLSHTIHLNYYQGTNSAGMARHIKGAGGPDIVRPNGTDFNTANYYGLYLTDRDRAMEVGIMSTYTLHENLKLLVEANYIALWLDNSRDVWGGYHAGGRRYAANSTEDAWNMNVSFIYKF from the coding sequence ATGAAGAAAAACAAGCCGTATGGCGCAGCCGCCGTCTTGCTGGCCGGGGCCCTGTTGGGGGGCCTCATGACCGCGCCCGGAGCCCACGCCGTGGACTTTCGTGTCAAAGGCGTCTGGATCGCCATGCTCGAATACGGGGATGGCGGCAGCTTCGTCCGCAAGGACAGGGAAGGAAAAAACGTACAGGGCTGGGGCCGCTGGGGCGAGGACCGTTTCGAGGCCAAGAACCGCGTACGCCTGCAACTGGATGCCGCGGTGTCCGATGCCCTTTCCGGCAGCGTCTATTTCGAGATCGGCGGGGCCACCTGGGGCCGCGCCCGCAGCGGCGGGGCCCTGGGGGCTGACGGCCAGATCGTCAAGATCAAGCACAGCTATCTGGACTGGAACCTCCCCGGCACGGGGATCAAGGCACGCATGGGCCTGCAGCGCATCTTCCTGCCCGATTTCGTCACCGATGCCTCACAGGTCTTCGATGCCGACGTGGCCGGGATCAGCGTCGCCGCTCCGCTCACGGAACATCTGTCCCTGACGGCCTTCTGGGCGCGGGCCTTCAATGACAACTGGGCCGCCCCCGATGGCGGCCAAAGCGGCTGGCTGGACAATGCGGACTTCTTCGGCCTTTTGCTGCCGGTGACGTATGAAGATATACGCCTCACCCCCTGGGCGCTGCTGGGAACGATCGGCAAGAACGCGTTCCGCCACGGCAACGGACGGTTCTACAGCCGCAACAGCGAAGGGAGCTACGGCATCGGTCTGTCCCCGTCCGCCTATCGCTTCGATGGCCGCGAGAGTAGCCTGGCCCACGCCACGGCCTTCTGGGCGGGCCTCACCGGCGAGATCACGGCGGCCCGGCCGTTGCGTCTGGCCTGGAGCGCGGCCTGGGGCAGCGTCGCCACAGGGGATGCCGCCCTCGACCGTCACGGCTGGTATGCCTCGGCCCTGGCCGAATACGCGCTGGACTGGGGCACTCCCGGCATCTACGGCTGGTACAGCAGCGGCGATGACGGGGACCCCGCCAACGGTTCCGAGCGCATGCCCACCATCGAGGCCAACAACGAGGGCACCAACAGCGTGGCCGGCTTCGGCACCCTGGGCACCTGGACCCTGGGCCGGGACACCCTGCTGGGCTCCACACTGGTGGGCACCTGGGGCCTGGGCCTGCGCGTGTGCGATATCAGCTTTTTCGAAAACCTGAGCCACACGATCCATCTCAACTATTATCAGGGCACCAACAGCGCCGGCATGGCCCGCCACATCAAGGGGGCCGGCGGCCCTGACATCGTCCGCCCCAACGGGACGGACTTCAATACCGCCAATTACTACGGACTGTACCTGACCGACAGGGACCGGGCCATGGAAGTGGGCATCATGAGCACCTATACCCTCCACGAGAACCTGAAGTTGCTGGTGGAGGCCAATTACATCGCCCTGTGGCTGGACAACAGCCGGGATGTCTGGGGCGGCTACCACGCCGGAGGACGCCGCTACGCCGCCAACAGCACCGAGGATGCCTGGAACATGAACGTGAGCTTCATCTACAAATTCTAG
- the tnpA gene encoding IS200/IS605 family transposase, with the protein MGTKAHSLAHTKWLCKYHIVFTPKYRRKIIFAQLRESIKEILQCLCKYKGVEILEGHLMPDHVHMLVSIPPKISVANFMGYLKGKSSLMIFDKHANLKYKFGNRKFWAEGYYVSTVGLNEATIKKYIQDQERHDIMRDKLTSREYQDPFKG; encoded by the coding sequence ATGGGAACCAAGGCTCATAGCCTAGCGCATACGAAATGGTTGTGCAAGTATCATATCGTCTTTACTCCAAAATATAGAAGAAAAATAATCTTCGCACAGCTCCGTGAAAGTATAAAAGAAATTCTGCAATGCCTCTGCAAATATAAAGGGGTTGAGATTCTGGAAGGGCATCTGATGCCGGATCATGTCCACATGCTGGTGTCCATTCCTCCTAAAATCAGTGTGGCAAATTTCATGGGCTACCTGAAAGGGAAAAGTTCGTTGATGATATTCGATAAGCACGCAAACCTTAAATATAAGTTTGGCAACAGAAAATTTTGGGCCGAAGGATATTATGTCAGTACGGTGGGGCTTAATGAGGCAACGATCAAAAAATATATCCAGGATCAGGAACGTCACGACATTATGAGAGACAAGCTGACATCACGCGAATATCAAGACCCCTTTAAGGGGTAG
- a CDS encoding tyrosine-type recombinase/integrase, protein MTLNDAFDLYQQLVLSSSSKRGITTETGRWQHHIAPFLGNMPLEGVKNVQIMQLRKVLEGKSLSPQSVYHCLSLVRRVLRRAVEWELYAGPVPVFRMPKFDNRRLRFLSEAEAAYLLQNLSSRSELWHDITKFALYTGLRAGEIYGLMPYHVDMAIRSVKIYDTKNTLSRVIPLNDIALNIVEKYYRYSVQSLPLFNHNGELPAAHYKVFRCAIKACGFNHGIKDRRERVCFHTLRHTFASWLVQKGYPLAMVGTLLGHKNIKMTMRYAHLAPSQAHLAVSSLPNLE, encoded by the coding sequence ATGACCCTGAACGACGCTTTTGACCTCTATCAGCAGCTCGTCCTGTCGTCTTCTTCGAAAAGAGGAATAACAACAGAAACGGGGCGTTGGCAACACCATATTGCTCCTTTTTTGGGGAATATGCCGCTTGAGGGGGTTAAAAATGTTCAAATTATGCAATTAAGAAAGGTGCTTGAGGGAAAGTCCCTTAGCCCTCAATCTGTCTATCATTGCTTGTCCTTAGTGCGTCGTGTTCTGCGCCGAGCAGTGGAATGGGAATTATACGCTGGCCCTGTTCCTGTATTCAGAATGCCCAAATTTGATAATCGACGTCTGAGATTTCTTTCTGAGGCAGAAGCGGCTTATCTCCTTCAAAATCTTAGTTCAAGATCAGAATTATGGCACGACATAACAAAATTTGCTTTATATACAGGACTTAGAGCTGGAGAGATATATGGTCTAATGCCGTATCATGTAGATATGGCAATAAGAAGTGTTAAGATATATGATACAAAAAATACGCTCAGCCGTGTTATTCCTCTTAATGATATAGCTTTAAATATCGTAGAGAAATATTATCGATATTCAGTTCAATCATTACCACTTTTTAACCACAATGGAGAACTTCCCGCTGCCCATTACAAAGTTTTCAGATGCGCCATCAAGGCTTGCGGATTTAATCATGGGATTAAGGATAGGCGCGAGCGTGTTTGCTTTCATACACTACGGCACACTTTTGCATCATGGCTTGTGCAAAAGGGTTATCCATTAGCAATGGTTGGTACACTTCTTGGGCATAAAAACATCAAAATGACTATGCGGTATGCGCATCTTGCCCCTAGTCAAGCACATCTCGCCGTGTCCTCTTTGCCTAATTTGGAGTGA
- a CDS encoding DNA cytosine methyltransferase, producing MNFPQNKKHQPVAVDLFCGGGGLTVGLKKAGFTVAAAVEIEPAAASTFQINHPGTKLFIQDIRHVSGKDLLAQSPTGTIDLLSGCPPCQGFTSLTAKYKRDDPRNALVNEMLRLIKETLPKAVMMENVPGLALRGKHLLDPMCSQLEGLGYKITLNVLQVADYGIPQFRKRLVLLAGRGFSISMPKPTHSSTGANGLPMWKTVREAISHYPAPITFSEAKLLGKLPSREWHVVRDLSAQNVARLQAATPGTSWENIPESLRPPCHQGKYRGFSNVYGRMEWDKVSPTITGGCTTLSRGRYGHPTENRTISVREAATLQTFPEDYIFDTQYMDKVCNIIGNALPCEFAQQIASQCLHAMQSAGRIPA from the coding sequence ATGAATTTCCCCCAAAATAAAAAACATCAGCCAGTCGCTGTAGACCTCTTTTGTGGAGGAGGTGGCTTGACTGTTGGCTTAAAAAAAGCAGGATTTACCGTTGCCGCTGCTGTGGAAATAGAGCCTGCCGCTGCATCAACTTTTCAAATTAACCATCCAGGAACAAAGCTTTTTATTCAAGATATTCGTCATGTTTCCGGAAAGGATTTACTAGCTCAGTCTCCAACTGGAACTATTGACTTGCTTTCAGGATGTCCTCCGTGTCAGGGATTCACCAGCCTAACAGCAAAATACAAGCGCGATGATCCTCGAAATGCCTTAGTCAATGAAATGCTGCGCCTCATTAAAGAAACCCTTCCAAAAGCTGTCATGATGGAAAATGTTCCTGGCCTTGCTCTGCGCGGAAAGCATCTCCTTGACCCGATGTGCAGCCAATTAGAAGGTTTGGGCTACAAAATAACTCTGAATGTTTTACAAGTCGCTGATTATGGTATTCCACAATTCAGAAAAAGACTAGTGCTACTTGCAGGACGCGGGTTCAGCATTTCCATGCCGAAGCCAACTCACTCTAGCACTGGGGCCAACGGCCTGCCTATGTGGAAGACGGTGCGCGAGGCAATTTCACACTATCCTGCCCCTATCACGTTCAGCGAGGCAAAACTTTTGGGCAAACTCCCTTCACGTGAGTGGCATGTGGTCCGTGATTTATCCGCTCAAAATGTTGCCCGACTTCAGGCGGCTACGCCCGGCACAAGCTGGGAAAATATTCCTGAATCGCTTCGGCCTCCCTGCCATCAAGGAAAATATAGAGGTTTCTCTAATGTTTACGGCAGAATGGAGTGGGACAAAGTCTCCCCCACCATAACGGGTGGTTGTACCACTTTAAGTCGTGGGCGCTACGGGCATCCTACCGAAAACAGGACTATTTCGGTACGTGAAGCGGCCACACTGCAAACATTCCCGGAAGATTATATTTTTGACACGCAATATATGGATAAGGTTTGTAATATCATTGGGAATGCTCTTCCTTGCGAGTTTGCCCAGCAGATTGCATCGCAGTGCCTCCACGCAATGCAATCTGCTGGGAGGATTCCGGCATAG
- a CDS encoding ATP-binding protein translates to MSIQYSMKMNRMTVDKLGVKLYDRVYAVLAELISNSYDADAQSVVIKAPMGQYLAVRHDGVVQSKDVTIEVEDDGSGMTPQELQDFYLVVGKERRTDPKRGDKSKIYKRAVMGRKGVGKLAPFGVCRFVEVLSAGGEKITENNITGYRTAHIIMDKNVMISDTSDIYHPTVGEMDGKLSDKTYTKVILREFDFRKIGSIEELSRQLAQRFGLETSNWRIELIDTSKTPGDPASSITVGKFNVDVMDNSKVCFEGPRPTIATTHPTQYRTYNPNGGFNDKILPGFYNEGLFYPVTGWVAYSKVPYKDELMSGIRIYCRGKFTAQTVVFGKKAGFTGEHSIRSYLVGELHADWLDETEDLIQTDRRDILWSQELGMLFQNWGQQIVQYVGSIARNPMRQSMMNKFFEAGDVVNKINDAFPTKNQKSLRDTAIDVAKLLGKSMRGDEFEDPNAVEDMVQLSILLAPIQNLDAKLREAAETDINPLRVINDILKTARLAETVTFGHQVVKRIEIIDNLEALKDMEETPESELQKLIESAPWLINPQWVPVTANQGLATLKREFEKYFKEKTGAEINLSDFSEAAKRPDFVLFSQDGILQLIEIKRPKHCIDDTEWERVQNYFDQLEDFFKNPKHELFLSIASSYHITIVCDGDKLKGSAKKAYESYKKENLLTVIDWSSFLLRTKQTHQTFLDEAERLKSM, encoded by the coding sequence ATGAGTATCCAGTATTCTATGAAGATGAACCGCATGACGGTCGATAAGCTCGGGGTCAAACTCTACGACCGGGTATACGCTGTGCTCGCAGAGCTTATTTCAAACAGCTATGATGCCGATGCCCAATCCGTTGTTATCAAGGCCCCTATGGGGCAATATCTTGCCGTCCGCCATGACGGGGTCGTCCAGAGCAAAGATGTCACAATTGAGGTTGAGGATGACGGTTCCGGTATGACGCCTCAAGAACTACAAGACTTTTATCTTGTGGTAGGAAAAGAACGACGCACCGATCCTAAGCGCGGCGACAAATCAAAGATATATAAAAGAGCTGTTATGGGGCGCAAAGGTGTTGGTAAGCTCGCTCCATTTGGAGTTTGTCGTTTTGTTGAAGTTCTAAGCGCAGGCGGCGAAAAAATAACTGAGAATAACATTACGGGATATCGGACTGCTCACATTATCATGGATAAAAACGTGATGATAAGCGACACGTCAGACATTTACCATCCAACAGTAGGTGAGATGGACGGCAAACTCAGCGATAAAACCTATACAAAAGTAATTTTGCGAGAGTTTGACTTTAGGAAAATAGGTTCCATTGAAGAACTTTCACGGCAGCTCGCGCAGCGTTTTGGACTTGAAACATCAAACTGGCGGATTGAACTCATTGATACCTCAAAAACACCTGGAGATCCCGCTTCATCCATCACTGTCGGCAAGTTCAACGTTGACGTGATGGACAACTCAAAGGTGTGTTTTGAAGGCCCGCGACCAACCATTGCCACAACACATCCTACACAATATAGGACATACAACCCTAACGGAGGCTTCAATGATAAAATATTACCTGGATTTTACAATGAAGGATTGTTTTATCCGGTAACAGGTTGGGTTGCCTATTCTAAGGTTCCTTATAAAGATGAGTTGATGTCTGGAATTCGTATTTATTGCCGAGGCAAATTTACCGCTCAAACAGTGGTGTTTGGCAAAAAAGCTGGTTTCACAGGAGAGCACTCTATCCGTAGCTATCTTGTGGGTGAATTACATGCCGACTGGCTTGATGAAACAGAAGATTTAATCCAGACAGACAGAAGAGATATCTTGTGGTCACAGGAACTTGGCATGCTGTTCCAAAATTGGGGACAACAAATTGTCCAGTATGTAGGTTCGATTGCGCGAAACCCCATGCGCCAAAGCATGATGAATAAATTTTTTGAGGCTGGGGACGTAGTCAATAAAATTAACGATGCTTTTCCAACTAAAAACCAAAAAAGCTTACGCGATACTGCAATCGATGTGGCAAAATTGCTTGGGAAATCCATGCGTGGCGACGAGTTTGAAGATCCCAACGCTGTTGAGGATATGGTTCAATTAAGCATCCTTCTCGCCCCCATTCAAAACCTTGACGCAAAACTTCGGGAAGCTGCTGAGACTGACATTAATCCATTGCGCGTTATAAATGATATTTTGAAGACAGCGAGACTTGCTGAGACTGTAACGTTTGGACACCAAGTTGTAAAACGAATTGAAATCATAGATAATCTTGAAGCCTTAAAAGATATGGAAGAAACTCCTGAAAGTGAGCTACAAAAATTGATAGAATCAGCTCCATGGTTGATAAACCCTCAATGGGTTCCTGTTACAGCAAATCAAGGATTGGCAACATTAAAGCGTGAGTTTGAAAAGTATTTCAAAGAGAAAACAGGTGCTGAAATAAACCTCTCCGATTTCTCGGAAGCAGCAAAACGCCCTGACTTTGTATTATTTAGCCAAGATGGAATTCTGCAGCTAATTGAAATTAAACGGCCAAAACACTGCATTGACGATACAGAATGGGAAAGGGTGCAGAATTATTTTGACCAACTTGAAGATTTTTTTAAAAATCCTAAGCACGAACTTTTTCTAAGCATTGCATCAAGCTACCATATCACTATAGTGTGTGATGGTGATAAGTTAAAAGGTTCCGCTAAAAAGGCTTATGAATCTTATAAAAAGGAGAATTTGTTGACCGTTATTGATTGGAGTTCATTCTTGTTACGAACAAAACAAACACACCAAACATTTCTTGATGAAGCAGAACGACTCAAGAGCATGTAA
- a CDS encoding MucR family transcriptional regulator: MALEDRDIFTAIFAKYSDQPIEFVMEQYEKAKLLNMAIEKRLWEQSRVVACPASESPAPKEEKKPNEPQDRVPEKKCYTQKDLKCDPAEAITDTSVTCCLCGKQSLTLTARHLAHHGITVEEYKKLCGYSEPQKLMAHNLLAKLTTNARRAQAARAAKRAEAQS, encoded by the coding sequence ATGGCTCTTGAAGACAGAGATATTTTCACAGCGATTTTTGCAAAATATAGCGACCAACCCATTGAGTTCGTCATGGAGCAGTACGAAAAGGCGAAGCTGCTCAACATGGCAATCGAAAAGCGCCTTTGGGAACAGTCCAGAGTCGTAGCCTGTCCCGCCTCGGAAAGTCCGGCCCCAAAAGAGGAGAAGAAGCCTAATGAACCGCAGGATCGTGTTCCTGAAAAAAAATGCTATACGCAAAAAGACTTGAAGTGCGATCCTGCCGAAGCCATCACCGATACGAGCGTTACATGCTGCTTGTGCGGTAAGCAGTCACTGACGCTGACGGCCAGACACTTGGCTCACCACGGCATCACTGTGGAAGAGTACAAAAAGCTCTGTGGCTACTCCGAACCGCAGAAGCTCATGGCGCACAACCTCTTGGCCAAGCTGACGACCAACGCCCGGCGTGCCCAAGCAGCCCGCGCTGCCAAACGGGCAGAAGCTCAATCATAG